Proteins encoded by one window of Paraburkholderia sabiae:
- a CDS encoding nitrogen fixation protein NifZ has translation MGDLQNEDAIEVTCAPSFSIGERVIARSVIRNDGTYAGKNMGELLVSKGDTGYVTRIDMFLQRFYIYAVHFVETDRKVGMRAKELCTLDYLPDHVLACLGERATVLSSIDQILPTPTPADGRSLWHTGTRAMHRTIELRASPIHEA, from the coding sequence ATGGGTGACTTGCAAAACGAGGACGCCATCGAGGTCACGTGTGCGCCATCGTTCAGCATTGGCGAGCGTGTGATCGCGCGCTCGGTAATTCGCAACGATGGCACCTATGCCGGCAAGAATATGGGCGAGCTTCTCGTGAGCAAGGGCGACACAGGCTATGTCACCCGGATCGACATGTTCCTGCAACGGTTTTACATCTATGCGGTTCATTTCGTTGAAACCGATCGCAAGGTCGGCATGCGCGCGAAGGAACTGTGCACGCTCGATTATCTTCCTGATCACGTGCTCGCATGTCTGGGCGAGCGGGCCACGGTTCTGAGCTCGATTGACCAGATACTGCCGACTCCGACCCCGGCGGATGGGCGAAGCCTTTGGCACACGGGTACTAGGGCAATGCATCGGACAATCGAGTTGCGAGCTAGCCCTATTCATGAGGCATGA
- the nifT gene encoding putative nitrogen fixation protein NifT, which translates to MKITIRKDRNGILCAYIPRTDLEEPIVSIARARMWGGLVTLANGWQFELPELAPDTVLPVTVEAQRLAGGHD; encoded by the coding sequence GTGAAAATCACGATCCGAAAAGATAGGAACGGCATACTCTGCGCCTACATTCCGAGGACGGATTTGGAGGAGCCAATTGTTTCGATCGCGCGGGCGCGGATGTGGGGTGGGCTCGTCACGCTCGCAAACGGCTGGCAGTTCGAGTTGCCTGAGTTGGCGCCCGACACCGTGCTTCCGGTCACCGTGGAAGCACAGCGCCTGGCGGGTGGTCACGACTAA